One Argiope bruennichi chromosome 5, qqArgBrue1.1, whole genome shotgun sequence DNA segment encodes these proteins:
- the LOC129968990 gene encoding uncharacterized protein LOC129968990: protein MHRPGRLSVSEAEVHAVAALMDSYRCQTIRELARQTVFAHTTVLHILKERLGMRKMASRCVPHHLTEMQKWLRYDAARTHLERYEREGEALLLRIITLNETWSRSYQPKLKRQSNEWRHYGSPRSSKFLQSPRNVKVMLILVYDWDDVILMHTVPPQQAVNAQYY, encoded by the coding sequence ATGCATCGACCAGGTCGTCTTAGTGTCAGCGAAGCAGAAGTGCATGCTGTTGCCGCACTAATGGACAGTTATCGATGCCAAACCATTCGTGAGCTGGCCCGACAGACAGTATTTGCGCATACGACAGTGCTGCACATTCTGAAGGAACGCCTGGGAATGAGAAAAATGGCTTCACGATGTGTTCCACATCATTTGACGGAAATGCAGAAATGGCTACGATACGATGCTGCTCGAACCCACCTGGAGCGCTATGAGCGCGAAGGAGAGGCTCTTTTACTCCGTATCATTACGCTGAATGAGACTTGGTCCAGATCGTACCAGCCAAAACTGAAACGTCAATCAAACGAATGGCGTCATTACGGGTCACCACGAAGTTCAAAATTTCTTCAGAGCCCCAGAAATGTGAAAGTTATGCTGATTCTCGTGTACGACTGGGATGATGTCATCCTAATGCATACCGTTCCCCCACAGCAGGCCGTCAATGCGCAGTATTATTGA